The stretch of DNA TTTTAATGCTTAACGATTAACGCTTAAAGGTTTTGAGTTATGAATGATGAGTGATGAGTGATGAATGATGAATTTTGAAATTTTAATTTTGTTCTAAAATCTAACAATTATAGAAAATACGTAAAACTTAAAACGTATAACTTACAACTTCATGGTTTTCCTCAAGGAAATAGAACGAGAAACATTGGTTTATTTGATCAAGGGAAACAATAATACAACTAAATTTCGTCTAATTTCTCGATACAAAAATCTAAGATTTTCACTCGAAATGAAGAAATTTTATTTTGGATGAGAAGCTGAAACAAGTTCCGCTTGACAATATTGATTTTGTTATAAATCTAATATTTATGGGATTATGAGAAAATAGAATTAAATCCGGTATAATAAAAACGATGAGTCATAAAAAGTATGCTCATCGTTAAATTTATGGATTGAATATTGAAAAATAAGGTTTTTTATTCTTCTTGATCTGCCTTAATATTAATCTCCGATTTTGCCAAACTGCTCAACAGTTTATCAGCATTTTTTTCTTGTTTTAAAATTTCATCAATCAATTTTTTGGCTTCTTTATGTCCTAATAATTTAGCATAAGAGCTCATTGTACCATAAGATGCAATCTCATAATGCTCCACTTTCTGACAAGCAGCGATGATTCCAGCATCTCGTACGGCACCTGCTTCCGTTTCCTCTAAGATACCTTCACCTTCATCTAGGATACCTTGCATTGCATCACATTTTTCTTCTTCTGGTTTTACATCAATTGATTTAAATACTTCTTTCAATTGTTTGATCTGTTCTTTGGTCTCTTTTAAATGATCTTCTAATGCTTTTTTTAAAGCTTTCGAAGTGGCATTTTTAACCATTAAGGGTAATGCGTCCTTGACTGCATTTTCTGCCCATAAAGCATCTTTTAAACAATCTTCAAAAAGATCTTGTAAATTTTTTGCAGCATCTTTTTTTGCTTCAACTTTTTTAGTCGTCATAATGTTTAGTTTATGGTTGTTTATCATTTTTATCAAATAATAAGCCATTGTGTGAATTTCATGACTGTTGAATTTGCTCTATATAATTGATAGTCTATGGTTTGTGAGATGTGAAAGAGTTATACTTAACGTTAAAGTGTTGTGGGTTTTGAGTTGTGCGGTGGGTAAGATTATGAATTATGAATAATGAGTTATGAATGATAAATGATGAATGATGAATTTTGAAATTTTAATTTTGTTCTAAAATCTAAAATCTAAAATCTAACATCTAACAATTATAGAAAATACGTAAAACTTAAAACGTATAACCTACAACTTCATGGTTTTCTACAAGAAAAAAAGAACGAGAAACATTTTTTTATTTGATCAAGGGAATCAATAATACGACTAAATTTCGTCTAATTTCTCGATACAAAAATCAAAGATTTTCACTCGAAATGACGAAATTTTATTTTGGATGAGAAGCCGAAACAAGTTCCGCTTGACTGGTAGAGTTTGTAACTAAACGATGAATTTAAATCTAAATATCTCACTACCGTCACTTCGAGTGATTTTCATTGCTTCAGCATAAGAAAATTGTATTGATAAATTAGACGTTAATAGAAATAAAAATATTGCCTGAAAATCGCAGACGTTAAGAAAATAAATTGAAGAAGAGATTAGAATGAATTACCGAGCGATAGCGAGTGATTTAATACATTCCTCTGAATCAATTTATTTTTAGTCGAAGATTTTAGCAATGTCTTTTTTGGTTCGTTTTTTTGACGAAAAAAATGAACATTACTTTTAATTGCTATTTTTTTATTGATTTAGCTTGTTGTTTTTCAACAATACAAAATTAGGGTCTAACTCGGTAAAGAATTTTCCAGATTGGTAAAAAGACTATTGGATAGGAAGAATGGAGATTGTATAGTGAATAATTAATTTTGCTTAACGCTTAACGCTTAACGCTTAACGCTTAACGGTTTTGAGTTATGAATGATGAATGATGAATGATGAATGATGAATGATGAATTTTGAAATTTTAATTTTGTTCTAAAATCTAAAATCTAAAATCTAAAATCTAAAATCTAACATCTAACAATTATAGAAAATACGTAAAACTTAAAACCTACAACTTCATGGATTTTTCTACAATGAAAAAGAACGAGAAACATTGGTTTATTTGATCAAGGTTAACAGTAATACAATTAAATTTCGTCTAATTTCTCGATACAAAAATCAAAGATTTTCACTCGAAATGACGAAATTCTATTTTGGTATGAAAAGCTTAAACAAGTTCCTTTAGATTTGAAAAGTATTAAATTGTAGTATAAAAAGAAGAGAAAAGAGTTTGAGTACACTATAACGAGTTCAGAGCTATATAATCTCATAAGCTGATTAAGACTCAACTCTTTCTTATCAAATTCTCAAATAGAAATTCGGGTTAAAAACCCATTAGTAAGGAATCGAGTTATTGATAAGTTTCTCTTCTCATTAAATTCAAATTTATGGAAAAAATTGTTATTGGTATTGATGTGAGTAAATTAACTTTAGACATCTGCATTCAAGAAAATGGAGTGAATGGTTTTGTTACTATTCCTAATACTGAAAAAGCTATCAAATCTTTTTTCAAACAATTTGTTAAGAAACAAAATGTTCTAATTGGTATGGAGAACACAGGGAGATTTAATGCCCTTCTTTACAACGTATTAATTCAACATTCTTTTGCTGTTTATGTCATCAATCCTTTGCATTTGAAAAAAAGTATGGGATTAGTTAGAGGTAAAAATGATAAAATTGACAGCGAACGTATTGCTTTATTTTTACTAAAGAGTTATATGGATCTTCAAGAGTGGAAGCCTAATTCGAAAGTCATTGAAAAAATAAAAGTATTAAATGCAGAAAGAAAACATCGTGTTAAAATAAGAGCTGGATTATTAGCTCAAACACAAGATGAACAATTCTTAAAATCAATTATGGATAAAACTGTTTTACGCTTAAACACTAAACTTATTGATGTCTTAACTAAACAAATTAATGAAATAGAAAACAGAATCTTTCAGTTAATTAGCGAGGATGAACAGCTTAATAACCATTATAAAAGAATACAATCAATTCCTGGTGTGGGAAAAGTTATAGCATTTAATATGTTGATAAAAACAGATGGCTTTACAACCATAACTACACCCAGGCAAATGGCTTGCTATGCTGGAATAGCTCCTTTTGATTTTCAATCCGGAACATCCATAAGAAGAAGACCTAAAGTTTCTTCAATGGCAGATAAGGAGTTGAAAAAATTATTGCATTTAGCAGCAATGAGTGCTATTCGATTAGAAAATGATTTGGCTATATATTTTCATCGAAAAGTTGAAGAAGGAAAAAATAAAATGTCAGTTTTGAATGCTGTTAGAAATAAAATTATCCATCGTATTTATGCGCTAATTAAAAATCAAACGATTTATAAAAATAACTTGGTTTTGTCATAGAAATCAGCTTGACTGGTAGAGTTTGTATATAACGATGAACTCAAATCCAAATATCTCACTACCGTCACTTCGAGTGAATTTTCGAAATGCAATGTAGAAAATTTGTATCGAGAAGTAAGACGTTAACACAAATAAAAATATTGCCTGAAAATCGCAGACGTTAAGAAAATAAATTGAAGAAGAGATTAGAATGAATTACCGAGCGATAGCGAGTGATTTAATACATTCCTCTGAATCAATTTATTTTTAGTCGAAGATTTTAGCAATGTCTTTTTTGGTTCGTTTTTTTGACGAAAAAAATGAACATAACTTTTAATTGCTATTTTTTTATTGATTTAATTTGTTGCTTTTCAACAAGACAAAATTAGGGTCTAACTGAGCAAAGAATTTTCCAGTTTGGTAAAAAGACTATTGGATAGGAAAAATGTAGATTGTATAGTGAATAATTAATTTTGCTTAACGCTTAACGCTTAACGCTTAACGCTTAACGCTTAACGGTTTTGAGTTATGAATGATGAATGATGAATGATGAATGATGAATGATGAATGATGAATGATGAATGATGAATTTTGAAATTTTAATTTTGTTCTAAAATCTAAAATCTAAAATCTAAAATCTAACAATTATAGAAAATACGTAAAACTTAAAACGTATAACCTACAACTTCATGGTTTTCTACAATGAAAAAAGAACGAGAAACATTGGTTTATTTGATTAAGGGAAAGAATGATACGACTAAATTTCGTCTAATTTCTCGATCCAAAAATCAAAGATTTTTACTCGAAATGACGAAATTCTATTTTTGGATGAGAAGCTGAAAACAGTTCCGTTTGAATGGTAGAGTTTGTATATAAACGATGAACTTAAATCCAAATATCTCACTACCGTCACTTCGAGTGGTTTTCTTTGCTTCAGCATAAGAAAATTGTATCGAGAAGTAAGACGTTTGATCTAATTTCTCATAATTATAGCTATTATTCTTCAACAGCATCAGAGCATTTATATAAAAATCCCTTTTAAAATTTAAAATTTCAAAAGGGATTACCTAACTAACTTAAACCTAATCTGCAATGAAGCCTATGTAGATTTCTCTGCGAGCAAAGATAAAATAAAAAGTATTTATCAATAGTGGTATTGTGTTATTTTTAATGAGAATATTTTACGGTTTTTTGGAGCGAAAACGACTCAAATTGAATAAAATAGTGGTTTTGGATTTGGATATGTCAAATACTTTATTATGAATTGTTGCTTTTTCGAACATTTTTGGAAAAAGATCATTTTATGAGAAGATAGGGGATTTAATCGCATCGAATCGTTTATTACAGAAAAAGGTTTGATTGGAGCAATAATGGATTGGTTTTATATGATTGTAAATGTTTAATAAATGTATAAGATATTGAATTAAAAAAATTTTGTGTAATTAAAATTTATTTAATAATTTAGTTCTAAACCTATAGCAGAGCTATTCATTCTTTATTGTGATGTACATTAAAGTGTAATGCTACGATTTATCAACCTGAGGCTGTCTCAAAAGTGAGACAGCTTTTTTTTTAAGAAAAAAGGAAAGCCTAAGCTTTCCCAATTGGTGCAATTTTATTAAATTGCTGTGTGTATACTAGTTCGAAAATAGTCTTTAAAGATTACAATCCCAAAGAAAATTTGCTTTTTCCTCCAAATTTATCGGAGTTGATAGAAGAAAAGCATCCTGTTAGAGTTATTTCCAATATAATAGATGGTTTAGCAATTAAAAATCTTATTAATAGCTATAAACCATATGGAACATCATCTTATCACCCAAAAATGCTTCTGAAAGTGTTGATTTATGGCTACCTAAGTAATATTTATTCAAGCCGTAAATTAGAACAAGCACTGAAAGAAAATATTCATTTTATGTGGCTTTCTGGAATGAATCGTCCTGACCATAATACGATAAATCGCTTTCGTAGCGAGCGATTAAAAGGTAAACTGAAATCTATATTCACTCAAATAGTCTTGCTTTTAGAAAAAGAAGGAATCGTTAGTTTAACAACCACTTTTGTTGATGGGACTAAGATTGAGGCAAACGCTAATCGCTATACATTCGTTTGGGGAAGAGCGATTAAAAAACACAAAGCTAGAATTTCTGAGCAGTTAGAAGACTTATGGAATTACGCAGAAAGTGTAGCAAAAGAAGAGCTTCAAAACACAGAAAATATTGAATTTAAAGAAATCGATTCTGAAAAAGTCACACAAACAATTGATAAGATAAATGAAGTTTTGAAAGATAAAAAAATCCCATCAAAGATTCGTCAAAAGCTCAATTATGGAAAGAGAAATTGGTCTAAGAATTTAGAAAAATACAAAAAACAAGAAGAGATTTTACAACAAAGAAATTCTTACTCTAAGACCGATACAGATGCTACATTTATGAGAATGAAAGAAGATCATATGAAAAATGGTCAGCTAAAACCCGCTTATAATCTGCAAATCTCCACGAATAAACAGTATATTTTACATTATTCTATTCACCATAATCCAACCGATACAAAAACTCTAAAACCTCATTTAGCAGGTTTTGAGCAGCATTACCATAGAACTCCAAAAGAGCTTGTAGCTGATGCGGGCTATGGCTCAGAAGAAAATTATAACTTGCTTAAATCAAAAAAGATAAAACCTTACGTAAAATACAATTACTTCAGAAAAGATCAAAAATCAGGACAAATTACTTCTTCAGAGAGCAATCCTAAACTGGCTAAAATAAGAGAAAAAGCATATAAACTTCTCAATACAGTGAGAGGTATCAAACTCAGAAAACAAAGATGTCACGATGTTGAACCAGTTTTTGCCGAAATAAAACACAACAAAAACTTTAAACGATTTATGTTAAGAGGAGTTGATAAAGTCGAAATTGAAGTCGGCTTACTTGCTATTGCTCATAACTTAAAGAAAATGGCGAAAATCACCTGAAAAAAGTTCATTTTACCATCATTTTTACATTTTTTGCTTATTTAATTCAATTTTGAACTATTAAATTACAAAATTAGATTCATCAGATAAAATACAAAAAAAAGAGACTGTCTTTTGAGACAGCCTCTTTTTTATGTTTAAATATAGCGGTGATCAACTTCCTACGATTTCCATGCGCTTTTAGCGATGTGTTTAAAAATTAATTCGTTATATTTAAAATAATCAATTCAAATTGATGAAAAAATACGCTTTTCAGGAATTTATTTTCTATCGTTAGAAAAGTAAGCAAGTGATCCGATGATAGCATCTAGCACTTGAAACCACCTAAACTAAAATGAACATGAATAATCAAGAGAACGTAGGGATTTTATCCTGTATAGGGAATACACCTTTAATTGAACTGGCCTGTCTATTTCATTCCTCAACCATTCGATTATACGGGAAGATGGAAATGTTTAACCCTGGCGGAAGTATCAAAGACCGCACAGCATATCATATCCTAAAGAATGCTTTAAAACAGGGGATTCTAAAAGAAAATAGTACGGTCATTGAATCCACTTCTGGAAATATGGGCATTGGATTAGCCCGAATTTGTCATTTTTTGGGTTTGAAATTGATTTTAGTCACCGATCCTCATATCAATACGATGTGTGTTACGATTTTAAAAGCATTTAAAGCACAGATAATCACCGTTGATCAACATGATGGTAAAGGTGGTTATTTGAATACTCGATTGGAAAAAGTGCAGCAATTGTTAACAGAAATTCCAGATAGTTTTTGGCCGAATCAGTATCATAATATGGACAATCCCTTAGCACATGAGCAAACCTTTGTAGAGATTGTTCAATCGCTAGGGAAAAATCCCGATTATATCTTTGTGTCTACCAGTACATGTGGAACGTTGCGCGGTTTAGCAGATGCCATCGAAAAGTACAAGGCTCCAACCAAAATTATTGCTGTAGATGCCAAAGGAAGTGTCATTTTTGGAGATGAACCTCAAAAACGGATTATTCCAGGAATGGGTGCCAGTCGAAAATCGACTTTTGTACAAATGAATCAAGTGCATCAAGTGGTCCACATATCAGATCAAGAAACCGTAGAAGGCTGTCATCAATTGTTAAATGCAGAAAGCATTTTAGCAGGAGGGTCATCAGGTGCATTGGTTAAAGCCCTTGAAAAGACGATTTCCTCTTTACCTGAAGAAGCCCTTGTGGTTGCAATTTTCCCTGATAATGGCGAACGATATTTGCAAACCATTTATTCAGAGGATTGGGTTCAACAACATTTTAAAATGATAAAGCAATGATTTGGAAAACAGAAGATTTGAATCCGATGGCTTTGCAAATTCCGATGGATGTAAAAAAATATGTACATCAATCAAGACAGGATTTGGACTCAACGTTATCCGCCCATGTGATTGGTATAATTGGGGGAGGACCAAAAGGAATGTATCTTGTTGAAGAGTTATTTCGACAACTCCGTTCCGAAGAACAAATTCCTCCGATTGAAATTTTTTGGTGGAATGAAACCTCAAATTTTGGGTGTGGTCCCAATTATGATCCCGAACAGCCAGATTATTTGTTGATCAATTATTGCATTGGACATGTGGATGCATTGGATCAAAATTCTAGTGCCTCTTCCGACCAATTAAATTTGATGCAATGGTTGGAAAAATTTCAAGTTCATTCACAAACGGTTCGGCTTACAGATTATGCTTCTCGTGCAGTTGTAGGACTCTATTTGCAAGATACACTTTTGAACATATTGGCTCAAAAGCCTCCGCAGGTCAAGATCACCCTCTTGGATGAAGAAGTACAGAATGTACATCGGATTTCCAACAATCGGCTGAAAATAGAATCTCTTCACCATAGCCTAGAAGTGGATCATTTAATGATGGCAACAGGTCATTGTTATCAGAATGCACCTTTGGTTAAATTGGATAAGGATACGCTTCCATCAACTTATTTTTCATCCGCTTATCCTTTGGATCAATTGAATGGTATTCCACCCAAAGAAAAAGTTGGAATTATCGGTTGGGGTTTAACGTTTATTGATGTTGCATTGGCCTTAACAGAAGGTAAAGGTGGGCGATTTGATGGTCACGGTAATTATCTGCCTAGTGGAAACGAACCTGTTTTATTGCCTTTTTCAAGAAATCAAATCCCTATTATGCCCCGAGGTCCTATCTATGGGGAACAAACCTATGCATTGCAATTATTAACTGAAGAATGGTGGACTGCGTTCATAGAAAAATCGAAAAACGAACCCATCGATTTTAGTCAAGAAATAGTACCAAAATTGGAGCAAGAAATTCAATTCGCTTATTATAGCACACTGCTACAACAACGCGATAAGAAAATCGTCACAGCATACATTCAAGATCTACCAGAATCGGAACGTTTTTCTATGCATCACCTCTTATTTCCAAAACTTCCGCTGAAAAATTCGGTTCAAGAGGCTTACATTGAACAGATCACCTTTTTTATCGATGAAGCGGAAAAAGGAGAATTAAAAAGTCCTCTCATGGCTGCCGCTGCAGTGTGGCGGGAAGCATCACCATACATTGCACAAGTGTATGCTTTTGGTGGATTTACAGGAGCATCTCAACGTGATTTGGATCAAGAGCTTTTTGGAGCATTTTGTCGTACGAGTTATGGGCCACCGATAGCGAACATGAAGAAAATATTGGCGTTGATTAAAGCGAATGTGATTCAAATGATTTCTACAGAATCATTATCCATCGCACATTTTCCAAGAGAGAATAAATTTCAATTAAAAGCTACGAATCAACAAGAAATGGTGGATTATATCATTGATGCCCGTATCGCTCGTCCCAATTTAATGCAACATAATTCAAGGATTTATCAGCAAATGTATACTCATGATTTGGTCCAAGCATTCGACAATGAGGGCTATCTTCCGGGGGTGATATCCATGCAAACTACTGGTAAAATTATGCACCCTGAGGATTTCTCCATTTATTTATATGGGAGCAATACGGAAGGAATCCTTTTCGATAATGATTCTTTATCCCGAAAGAAAAATAATTTGGCTCCGTCCATTATTTCAACAATCATTCATCAGATGAAAACAAAACCTTTTCATTTCATTCCTTAAAAACAAACAACTATGAATACAATACATCAACCTGAAACATCACTTTCATTAACGCCCTTATTGCATGAGTGGGTCCATCAATTGGTGGCTGATTCAGAAGGTTTAGTACAAGCCATTCAGAAGCATCAATCCCCATTGAATGTCCATCATTTGACTCCCTTTCATGAAAATATTTCGGCTTATCGTTCCGTATTTGATGCATTAGGTGTTCAACATAAAATTTATTTTGCGCGAAAAGCCAATAAATGCATGGCTTTTCCTTTGGAAGCTTCAAAAGCTGGTCAAGGTGCTGATACTGCAAGTTATCGTGAACTTAAGCAATGTTTGGATGCGGGAATTCATTCCGATCATCTGATTCTTACAGGATCGGTGAAAAATGAGAAACTATTGCAATTGGCGGTGGATCATCACGTTACCATTGTTTTGGATAATCAAGATGAATGGGAATTGCTCCAAAAAATTATTCACGAACAACAAAAAAAAGTCACTGTAAATATTCGATTAGGCGGTTTCCAATTTGAAGGGGAAACTTTGCCCACACGCTTTGGGTTTTTATTGGATGATGCATTTCAATTCATTCAATACTTGAACGAACATGAAGAATATGTACATTATACAGGACTGCATTTTCATTTGAATGGCTATTCTGTCGATCAACGGGTGGCTGCTCTTGAGCAATCCATTCAATTAATCGACCGTCTGAAGACAGTTGGGATAAATACGTATTCCTTGGATATTGGTGGAGGACTATTGATGAATTATTTAGCCGATGCATCCGAATGGGAGAATTTTCAACGTGAATTAAAACGGGCTGTAATGGGCGAACGTCCTGCGTTAACCTATCAAAATGATCCCCTAGGAATGGTTAAAATTCATGATCAACTGTATGGAGAACCAACGGTTTATCCTTACTACAATACGTTGCATAAAGAAGGTATTCTGAAGGCTATTTTAACGGCTACATCAGCTCATTATGAACAACCTATTTTTAAATTGCTTATCGAACGAGGAATCGAATTACGCATGGAACCTGGGCGTTCTTTATTGGATCAATGTGGAGTAACTGTAGCTCGAGTTGCTTTCCGAAAAAAAGATACGGATGGAAATTGGCTTTTTGGTTTGGAAATGAATCGTACCCAATTGAGAAGTTCAAGTGCAGATTTTTTATTGGATCCTATTCATCTCCCTATCCATAAAAACGCAGAAAACGAAGTCACAGCTGGTTATTTAGTTGGTGCCTATTGCTTAGAGCAAGAATTTATTTTAAAACGAAAAATTACATTCCAACAATTTCCAGCCGTAGGAGATTTGATTATTTTTCCAAATACTGCTGGTTATATGATGCATTTCTTTGAATCTGAAGCGCATATGTTTGAATTGGCGGCAAATGTTATATACGACAACGGGCATTTTGTGGAGGATCTGTAATGGCTTTAACAATTTGCATTTGAAAAGTTTTTGGGTTCGACTTAGGGAGTAAAAAAAATAAAATTGAAAAAATAAAATTGAAAAAATAAAAATGAAAAAATGAAAAATTAATTTTGCTTAACGCTTAACGCTTAACGCTTAACGCTTAACGCTTAACGCTTAACGCTTAACGCTTAACGCTTAACGCTTAACGCTTAACGCTTAAC from Faecalibacter sp. LW9 encodes:
- a CDS encoding ferritin-like domain-containing protein, whose protein sequence is MTTKKVEAKKDAAKNLQDLFEDCLKDALWAENAVKDALPLMVKNATSKALKKALEDHLKETKEQIKQLKEVFKSIDVKPEEEKCDAMQGILDEGEGILEETEAGAVRDAGIIAACQKVEHYEIASYGTMSSYAKLLGHKEAKKLIDEILKQEKNADKLLSSLAKSEINIKADQEE
- a CDS encoding IS110 family transposase produces the protein MEKIVIGIDVSKLTLDICIQENGVNGFVTIPNTEKAIKSFFKQFVKKQNVLIGMENTGRFNALLYNVLIQHSFAVYVINPLHLKKSMGLVRGKNDKIDSERIALFLLKSYMDLQEWKPNSKVIEKIKVLNAERKHRVKIRAGLLAQTQDEQFLKSIMDKTVLRLNTKLIDVLTKQINEIENRIFQLISEDEQLNNHYKRIQSIPGVGKVIAFNMLIKTDGFTTITTPRQMACYAGIAPFDFQSGTSIRRRPKVSSMADKELKKLLHLAAMSAIRLENDLAIYFHRKVEEGKNKMSVLNAVRNKIIHRIYALIKNQTIYKNNLVLS
- a CDS encoding IS1182 family transposase, which translates into the protein MYTSSKIVFKDYNPKENLLFPPNLSELIEEKHPVRVISNIIDGLAIKNLINSYKPYGTSSYHPKMLLKVLIYGYLSNIYSSRKLEQALKENIHFMWLSGMNRPDHNTINRFRSERLKGKLKSIFTQIVLLLEKEGIVSLTTTFVDGTKIEANANRYTFVWGRAIKKHKARISEQLEDLWNYAESVAKEELQNTENIEFKEIDSEKVTQTIDKINEVLKDKKIPSKIRQKLNYGKRNWSKNLEKYKKQEEILQQRNSYSKTDTDATFMRMKEDHMKNGQLKPAYNLQISTNKQYILHYSIHHNPTDTKTLKPHLAGFEQHYHRTPKELVADAGYGSEENYNLLKSKKIKPYVKYNYFRKDQKSGQITSSESNPKLAKIREKAYKLLNTVRGIKLRKQRCHDVEPVFAEIKHNKNFKRFMLRGVDKVEIEVGLLAIAHNLKKMAKIT
- the sbnA gene encoding 2,3-diaminopropionate biosynthesis protein SbnA, giving the protein MNNQENVGILSCIGNTPLIELACLFHSSTIRLYGKMEMFNPGGSIKDRTAYHILKNALKQGILKENSTVIESTSGNMGIGLARICHFLGLKLILVTDPHINTMCVTILKAFKAQIITVDQHDGKGGYLNTRLEKVQQLLTEIPDSFWPNQYHNMDNPLAHEQTFVEIVQSLGKNPDYIFVSTSTCGTLRGLADAIEKYKAPTKIIAVDAKGSVIFGDEPQKRIIPGMGASRKSTFVQMNQVHQVVHISDQETVEGCHQLLNAESILAGGSSGALVKALEKTISSLPEEALVVAIFPDNGERYLQTIYSEDWVQQHFKMIKQ
- a CDS encoding FAD/NAD(P)-binding protein: MIWKTEDLNPMALQIPMDVKKYVHQSRQDLDSTLSAHVIGIIGGGPKGMYLVEELFRQLRSEEQIPPIEIFWWNETSNFGCGPNYDPEQPDYLLINYCIGHVDALDQNSSASSDQLNLMQWLEKFQVHSQTVRLTDYASRAVVGLYLQDTLLNILAQKPPQVKITLLDEEVQNVHRISNNRLKIESLHHSLEVDHLMMATGHCYQNAPLVKLDKDTLPSTYFSSAYPLDQLNGIPPKEKVGIIGWGLTFIDVALALTEGKGGRFDGHGNYLPSGNEPVLLPFSRNQIPIMPRGPIYGEQTYALQLLTEEWWTAFIEKSKNEPIDFSQEIVPKLEQEIQFAYYSTLLQQRDKKIVTAYIQDLPESERFSMHHLLFPKLPLKNSVQEAYIEQITFFIDEAEKGELKSPLMAAAAVWREASPYIAQVYAFGGFTGASQRDLDQELFGAFCRTSYGPPIANMKKILALIKANVIQMISTESLSIAHFPRENKFQLKATNQQEMVDYIIDARIARPNLMQHNSRIYQQMYTHDLVQAFDNEGYLPGVISMQTTGKIMHPEDFSIYLYGSNTEGILFDNDSLSRKKNNLAPSIISTIIHQMKTKPFHFIP
- a CDS encoding Y4yA family PLP-dependent enzyme; its protein translation is MNTIHQPETSLSLTPLLHEWVHQLVADSEGLVQAIQKHQSPLNVHHLTPFHENISAYRSVFDALGVQHKIYFARKANKCMAFPLEASKAGQGADTASYRELKQCLDAGIHSDHLILTGSVKNEKLLQLAVDHHVTIVLDNQDEWELLQKIIHEQQKKVTVNIRLGGFQFEGETLPTRFGFLLDDAFQFIQYLNEHEEYVHYTGLHFHLNGYSVDQRVAALEQSIQLIDRLKTVGINTYSLDIGGGLLMNYLADASEWENFQRELKRAVMGERPALTYQNDPLGMVKIHDQLYGEPTVYPYYNTLHKEGILKAILTATSAHYEQPIFKLLIERGIELRMEPGRSLLDQCGVTVARVAFRKKDTDGNWLFGLEMNRTQLRSSSADFLLDPIHLPIHKNAENEVTAGYLVGAYCLEQEFILKRKITFQQFPAVGDLIIFPNTAGYMMHFFESEAHMFELAANVIYDNGHFVEDL